Genomic window (Pseudothauera hydrothermalis):
TGATCTCGTTGGATTTCTCGGCCGTGGCCCTCTGGCCCAACACCACGCCCATCCCGGCGGCGAACGCGCTGACCATGTGCAGGGCACTTGCAGGGGTCTTGCCCTTGCTTGCCGTTCTTCGGCTGCTCTTGCCGTCGATCGCAACGACCGTGTCTTCGGCCAGCACCGGCACGACCATGCCGACCCAGCGCCGAAACGCCGCCTCGAACTCGTCAGGCTCAATCAGGCCGAACACGCGCCCGATCGTGTCGTGCGAAGGGATGCCATGCTCAAGCTTCATGAACCCTCGCAGCCAATCGATCTTGGCCTTGGCCCACAACTCGATGTCGACGAAGTCGTCCACGCCCGAGAGCACTGCACACACCGCGACCGTGAGCAGTTCGGACAGGTCGTGGCGTGTGTGGCGCTTGCTGCGCGGGTCGGAAACCGAGACGAACACCTGCGTCAGCGGCATGATGCTTACTGCCTTCATGGGATCCCCAAAAAGACAGTAAGCTACACAAAATATGACGCTGTGAACAGGGGGTGCCTAAGTGCATGATCGTAAACGGCTTATCTGTTATGCGTATGATAAGTAGGTGCGATTGCCCTGGCTGTCGAATCGCTATTGCAGTGCTGTTAAACGCAACTACACCGCTTTTTTATCGCTTATTTGCATGAGGCAACTGGAGTTGCGATCCAGCCGCAATGAAATAGCGATGAATTGCCTGGCGTGTATGTGAAAGATTGGATGCTGAGCACAGGGCAGGATGTGTGAAGTTAGCTAACCGTCAAGCCGGTTATCTATCTTCACCGGATCTTATTCACACCCAAGGGTGTTCAACGCTCATCCTGCTCTGCGAGGCATCGGCTGCCGCCGAAAGGGTTAAAGAGAGACAGGCAATGATGAAAGAGACGAGCCGCAAACGCCGACACCATCTTCGGGTTCCGGTACTGCCTGAAGAGAAAATCCATATCGAACAGCAGGCCAAGCAGGCCGGAATGAGCGTTGCCCGTTATTTGCGGGAGGTGGGTCAGGGCTACCAAATCAAGGGCGTCACGGATTACCAGCGGGTGCGAGAGCTTGCCCGCATCAATGGTGACCTCGGTCGTCTGGGAGGGCTGCTCAAGCTGTGGCTAACCGACGATGTGAGAACCGCAGCTTTCAGTCCGGAAACGATCCACCGCCTCCTGGCAAGGATCGAGGCCACCCAGGACCAGATGACCCTGGTAATGAGGACCATTGTTCGGCCTCAGGCTGATCAGTGATTTTAGCCGCTAAAAAAATGACACCGTGATTCAAACAAAAACGGCCGGGCCCCGGTGTCGCCCTGGTCAATTACCGAATAGCTCCGTGGCGCGGCTACTCGATGACGCTAGCCACTTTCAGCAAAGGTTATCGACCATGAGCACTCGCAAAATTTTAGCGGCTAAAACC
Coding sequences:
- the traJ gene encoding conjugal transfer transcriptional regulator TraJ, coding for MMKETSRKRRHHLRVPVLPEEKIHIEQQAKQAGMSVARYLREVGQGYQIKGVTDYQRVRELARINGDLGRLGGLLKLWLTDDVRTAAFSPETIHRLLARIEATQDQMTLVMRTIVRPQADQ